The DNA segment CCGCGCTCGGCTGGCGCACGGAGGCGTACGTCGAGGTGTACTGCGAGGGCGCGGCCCCGCCCCGCCGGCTGGCCGAGGTGGTGCGCAACCATCCGGAGATCACGGCGGCCATGACGGTGACCGGCGGCGCGGACGCGCTGCTGCATGTGCGGGCGCGGGATGTGGAGCACTTCGAGGGCGTGCTGGAGCGCATCCGTGCCGAACCGTTCATCCGGAAGACGATCAGCGTGATGGTGCTGTCCCACCTCCTCCCGGAAAGCCCGGAAGCGGGCGCCACCCAAGTCGCGCCCGAGTGATCGCTCCCAAACCTCAGACACGCGCAGGTGTCCTGCGTTCTCCCTG comes from the Streptomyces sp. NBC_00820 genome and includes:
- a CDS encoding Lrp/AsnC family transcriptional regulator is translated as MNSRAASFDDLDRKIITALMANARSSFAEIGGAVGLSATAVKRRVDRLRETGVITGFTATVQPSALGWRTEAYVEVYCEGAAPPRRLAEVVRNHPEITAAMTVTGGADALLHVRARDVEHFEGVLERIRAEPFIRKTISVMVLSHLLPESPEAGATQVAPE